The genomic stretch TTCATGGCGCATTTGAAACATAAGGCGGGGTTAAGACCTGATTTCTGGGCTGAGGAAGTCAAACTCTACCGCTACACAGTGAGTAAATGGAAAGAACGCGATTTAAAGGCGCAAATAGCATGATGGAAGGTTCGCATCACCCTGGCCGTTACTGGCATGTCATCGACGATGGTCGCATTCAATGCGATCTGTGCCCACGTGACTGCAAGTTACACGATGGTCAGCGTGGTGCGTGTTTTGTGCGCATGCGCGAAGGCAACCAGATGGTGCTCACCACCTATGGGCGTTCATCCGGGTTCTGTATTGATCCCATCGAGAAAAAGCCGCTTAACCACTTTTACCCTGGAAGCAGCGTGCTTTCCTTTGGCACTGCCGGTTGCAATCTTGCCTGCAAATTTTGCCAGAACTGGGATATCAGCAAATCCAAAGACATGGATCGCCTGATGGATCAGGCTTCGCCAGAAACCATTGCCATTGCAGCTGAAAAAAGCGGCTGCAAGAGTGTCGCTTTTACCTATAACGACCCGGTTATTTTTGCAGAATATGCCATGGACACGGCCGATGCCTGCCATGCTCGGGGGATCAAAACTGTCGCTGTTACCGCCGGTTACATGCATGCGGAAGCGCGAAAGGATTTCTACTCAAAAATAGATGCCGCCAATGTAGACCTGAAAGCATTTACCGAAGACTTTTATTTCAAATTGACTGGCTCACAGCTCCAACCAGTGCTGGATACTTTGATCTATCTCAAACGTGAAACGGATGTATGGTTTGAAATTACTACCTTGCTCATTCCCGGTAAAAATGACTCAGATGAAGAACTGACCGCTATGAGCAAATGGATCAAAAAAGAACTGGGGCCGGATGTTCCACTGCATTTTTCTGCATTCCATCCAGATTATAAAATGCCGGACATTCCTCCCACCCCACCTGCAACCCTTGTACGTGCGAGGGAAATCGCCCTTAAAGAAGGCTTGAACTATGTCTATACTGGTAATGTGCACAACATTGAAGGGGATACCACCTTTTGCCCGGATTGCCACTCTCCGTTGATTGTGCGCGACTGGTATCAAATCAACCTGTACCGGTTAACCAAAGAGGGACATTGCCCTGACTGCGGCTCAGCATTAGCAGGCAGATTTGCAGAAACCGCCGGGCATTTTGGCAGAAAGCGGATTCCAATTGCAATTAATATGGCCGGAGTCTGATAAATTTTGTTTGTCGCAAGGGCGCGGATAACTTACGTTTAAGTGCCTCTGTGTCTCTGTATTAATAACCGGGGTTAAACCATGACTGCAAAACTGGAACAACTCGTTCACATTCCTGCTGACCAGGTAAAAATTGAAGGCATGCTGGTAATACCGGAGCATGCCAAAGGCCTCGTACTGTTTGCTCATGGTAGTGGCAGCAGCCGACATAGCCCGCGCAATAATTATGTTGCTCAAGTACTCAGAGAAAGTAACATAGGCACGCTTCTAATGGATTTGCTGACACCACAAGAAGACATGGACTACGAAACCCGATTCAATATTCCATTGCTGACTCGCCGTCTGCTCGCTGCCACGCAGTGGATAAAGCATGAATCTGCAACAAAGAATCTGCCAATTGGTTATTTTGGCGCCAGTACAGGCGCTGCTGCTGCTTTGCAAGCAGCAGCAGAAGCAGGTAAGGAGATCAGCGCTGTTGTCTCTCGAGGGGGGCGCCCGGATCTTGCTGGCAATTCTGCTTTATACAATGTTAAATCACCCACATTATTGCTGATCGGAGGCTTCGACGATGTAGTGACCGAACTCAACCGTGAAGCTTACTCCCACATGAATTGCCCAAAGGAATTTTCAATCATCCAGGGTGCTACTCATCTGTTTGAAGAGCCTGGCACATTAGAAGAGGTTGCACATCAAGCCGCTGCGTGGTTCAGCCGTTATTTGATGCCGCCGCAAGTGAGCCAACTATAACAGGTAGCGTTTCTTATTTTAAATAACCTGCAGTGCTATATCGGGCTGTTGATAACCGATTTGCTATAACCTATACAATAATGCGTGCGATACTATCCAGCGCACCTGATAAAAAACGGATATCACAATACATGCCGGAAAACCCACAAGCCGTTTTTACTGCCAAAGCCCTCACCAAAACCTACTATATGGGTGAAGTAGAAATCCCTGCTCTGCGCGGTGTTGATCTGGAAGTTTACCAAAGTGAGTTTATCGTACTACTGGGGCCATCAGGCAGCGGAAAATCCACCCTGCTCAATATTATGGGTGGACTCGACACCCCTACCAGCGGCGACGCGTTCTGGCGCGACCACGATCTGGCGCATGCCAATGAACGGGAACTGACCAGCTATCGACGTGAGCATGTAGGCTTTGTTTTCCAATTTTATAACCTGATCTCCAGTCTCACGGTACGAGAAAACGTGGCGCTGGTTACCGAGATTTCGGTCAACCCACTAAAACCTGAAGAAGCACTGCAGCTGGTGGGGCTTGAACACCGGCTGGATCATTTTCCTTCCCAGCTTTCTGGTGGCGAACAGCAGCGCGTCGCCATCGCCAGAGCCATTGCCAAACGGCCTGATATACTGCTGTGCGACGAACCCACCGGGGCACTTGACTACCAGACAGGTAAAGTAGTGCTGGAGGTCATAGCTAAAATCAATCAGGAACTGGGCACAACGGCAATCGTTATCACCCACAATGCTTCTATCTCTGGAATGGCTAACCGCGTCATGCACTTGGCAAACGGACAGATTGTTTCTATTGAAGAAAACGCCCATAAACTCACCCCTGCGGAGTTATCCTGGTGAAGGCGTTGGATAAAAAACTGCTGCGAGACCTGGCACACATGAAAGGCCAGGCGTTCACCATTGCCCTGGTAGTTGCCGCCGGCATCGGGGCGTTTATTGCTCAGATTTCCACTTATGATTCCTTGAACTGGTCCCGCCAGTCCTATTACGAAACATCCCGGTTCGCTCAGGTATTTGCCGATGTAAAACGCGCGCCCAAGGCTGCAGAACGCCAGCTTGTAGAAGTCCCCGGGATTGCTGATGTTGAAACCACTGTCATGTTCGATGTCACGCTCGATATTCCAGAAGTGGCAGAACCGGTCATCGGGCGCATGATCGGGTTAGCTGATTCCGGCCAGCTACGATTAAACAAACTGTTTCTGCGTCAGGGGCGGATGATTGAGTCTGGGCGCGGTAATGAAGTGTTGGTATCCGAAGCGTTTGCCAAAGCCCGGAAACTTAAACCCGGCGATCAACTCGCTGCCATTCTGAACGGTAAACGCGAGCAATTGCGCATTGTTGGCGTGGTATTGTCGCCAGAATACATATTCGCCACCCGTGGTGGTGTTCTGCCGGATGACAAGGGGTTCGGGATTTTCTGGATGGACCGTGAACGTCTCGCAAGCGCGTTCAATATGGAAGGGGCATTTAACCATGCCGTTTTTCGACTAGCGCCTGGCGCTAACGAACAGGCAGTGATCGATGCATTGGATCGCTTGCTGGAACCCTATGGCGCATTTGGAGCCCACGGGCGTGAAGACCAGATTTCCAATAAGATTCTGAGCCAGGAAATCAACCAGCAAAAGACCATGTCCACGGTTTTTCCGACAATTTTTCTGGCAGTTGCAGCCTTTCTGCTCAATGTCGTGCTTTCCCGCCAGGTAGCCACCCAGCGAAGTGAAATTGCAACGCTTAAGGCAATTGGCTATTCAGATACAGCCATCGCCGCACACTATCTTAAACTGGTACTGTTTATTGTATTTCTCGGGATTATCATGGGCTGCCTGATCGGGGCATTGCTTGGCTACAAAATGACTTCCTTGTACACCGATTTTTTTCATTTTCCACAACTCACTTATCGCGTCCAGCCATGGATTCCTTTAGCTGCCTCCGGCATAAGCCTTATTGCAGCTTTGGGGGGTGCGCTTAAAACCATGCACGGCATCATGCAGCTTGCACCCGCTGAAGCCATGCGCCCGCCCTCCCCTACCAAATTCAAACGAATGTTGCTGGAGTGTTTGGGGCTGGCCAATTTACTATCACCTCAGTCACGCATGATTATTCGTAATTTAGAGCGTCGCCCGTTTCGGACGCTTCTCACCTCTTTTGCTATCGCCTGCGCTGTCGCCATCATTGTTTCAGGCACTTTTTGGGGAGACGCCATTGATTTTCTTGTTTCTGTCCAATTCAACGCCATTGAAAGAGGTGATGCGCAAGTAGTATTTGCCGAGCCAGTCAACGGCCGGGCCCAGTATGAAATAGCTCACCTTCCGGGCGTCTTGTTCACTGAAGCTGCACGATCTATTCCGGTGCGCCTGCGCGCAGGCCATCTTTCTTATCGCACAGCGGTTTCTGGTCTGCCTGAAACTGCTGAATTACACAGAGTTCTGGATACGCACCAGCAACCAGTATTACTGCCAATTGAAGGCGTGCTATTAACAGACCGCCTTGCAACAAGACTCAAGGTAAAGCCGGGAGAACATATCCAGCTTGAAGTGATGGAAGGAAATCGCATAAAGCGCGATGTATTGGTTGCAGGCGTAGTTAACGACATGTTTGGTTTGTCCGCATATATGAATTTCGATACGCTTAACCGCTTGCTTGGTGAAGGTAATACCATTTCTACTGTATCGGTTTCTTTAGATAATTCCCAACTAAACCAATTCAATGCACAAATAAAAGAAATACCTAAAGTGGCAACAGTTACGTTCAAGACCACAGCACTACAAAGCTTCCGGGAAACCTCTGCAAAAAACATCCTGGTATTCACCACAATTGTGACGGTTTTTGCAGCAGCCATTGCGATTGGCGTGGTTTACAATAGTGCTCGCATTGCGCTGGCTGAAAGAGCTTGGGAATTGGCTAGCCTGAGAGTGCTGGGTTTCACAAGGCATGAAGTATCCGCATTGCTGTTAGGCGAGCTCGGTATCGAACTACTTTTGGCAATTCCTTTCGGTCTCTGGCTGGGTTATCTTCTCTCCTTGCTCATAGTGACGCTCACGCATACTGAAACCTTTGCCATTCCAATTATCATTGAATCTAAAACCTATGCCTATGCAGCTTTAACAACGCTTATTGCAGGGATTGCAAGCGCATTATTTGTAAGGCATCGAATTGACCAGCTGGATCTTGTCGGCGTACTAAAAACAAGGGAATAATATGAAATGGACGAAGCGGGCTTTCCCACTTTTAGCAGTATTAGTAATCATCGGTATTTTTATCTGGGCATTTTTACCCAAGCCAGTAACTGTTCAGGTTGCAGAAGTAACTCAGGGTGCTTTCCAGCAGATTATTGAAGAAGACGGCAAAACCCGTGTACGTGAGAGATATATTGTGTCAGCTCCCCTTACCGGGAAGCTTCAACGGATTTCCCTCAAAGCGGGTGACGCCATCCAGCAGAATCAAGTAGTTGCCCTTATCGTAGCCAGTGCCCCGGCTTTGCTGGATGCACGCTCAGAGCGTGAATTAAAAGAACGTGTCGGCGCAGCCGAAGCACAAAAAGAACAATCTACTGTCACAGTAGCGCGTATTCTGGCAACACTCGAAAAAACCAAAGCCGATCTCAAACGCGCCAAACAACTTGCCGCCAATAAATTTATTTCAGCCGCTCAGCTCGATCAGACCGAACTGGATGTCAAAATAAATACCCGCGAGCTGGAAGCCGCAAAATTTGCAGAGCAAGCGGCCAAACATGAGGTTGCCGTGGCCCGCGCCGCATTTCAACAGTTTCACTGTGATGCAGATTGCGAAAAGCTGTCTGGTCGCCATTGGCAAATTCGCTCACCTGTATCTGGCCGAGTGTTGAAAATCGTGCAGGAAAGTGAATTAGTCGTACCAATTGGAGCGCCCTTGCTTGAAATTGGTAACCCCGCGGATTTGGAAGTTGTGGCAGATATACTATCGAGTGATGCTGTCATGATCCCTCCCGGTGCCAAAGTACAGATGAAAGGATGGGGCAGATCTGAACCGTTACTAGGCCAGGTTCGGCGTATAGAACCCTCCGCGTTCACCAAAGTATCCGCACTCGGCGTAGAAGAACAACGCGTCAATGTAGTCATTGACCTCACCTCTCCCCCTGATCAATGGCTAAACCTGGGTGATGGCTTCAAAGTGGATACACAAATCATTGTGTTCAGCACAGACAAAGCCACCAAAACGCCGGTTAGCTCACTATTCAGAAAAGGTAATCAGTGGGCCGTCTTCGTCGCCAAAAATGGCCGCGCTGAAACTCGCACCGTAAAAATTGCCCGCCGTAGCGGGCTGGATGCAATGGTCGAGTCCGGACTGAAAGTCGGTGAAAAGGTCATTCTTTATCCAGGAGATCTAGTGAAAGATGGCATAAAAATAAAACCACAGGAATAAAATTCTGTTTTCCTCTCCACACAACAGGTTCCGCATTGATTACCCCTTTTCCATCATGTGCCGTTTCAATGAGCAGTTTTTGCTGCCCTTTGCCTGAAAAGCAAAATACTGGCCAGCATAAAAGCGAAAATAGCCGCCGAAGCAGAATAGCGGCTTAATGCCAGCCCTCCGGCGCTAAGCGGTTTATCAAGAAAATCACCAACCACTGCACCAAGGGGACGTGTGAGGATGAATGCGGCCCAAAAAAGCACAGTACGAGAAACCATTGTCCAATAGTAAGCTGCCAAAACAAGTGCCAGCAGGGCACTAAACACCATCGCACCTCCTTCATAGCCTAGACCCGCCGTTCCAGCTGTCCAATCGCCCAATGCGG from Sulfurirhabdus autotrophica encodes the following:
- the amrS gene encoding AmmeMemoRadiSam system radical SAM enzyme, with product MMEGSHHPGRYWHVIDDGRIQCDLCPRDCKLHDGQRGACFVRMREGNQMVLTTYGRSSGFCIDPIEKKPLNHFYPGSSVLSFGTAGCNLACKFCQNWDISKSKDMDRLMDQASPETIAIAAEKSGCKSVAFTYNDPVIFAEYAMDTADACHARGIKTVAVTAGYMHAEARKDFYSKIDAANVDLKAFTEDFYFKLTGSQLQPVLDTLIYLKRETDVWFEITTLLIPGKNDSDEELTAMSKWIKKELGPDVPLHFSAFHPDYKMPDIPPTPPATLVRAREIALKEGLNYVYTGNVHNIEGDTTFCPDCHSPLIVRDWYQINLYRLTKEGHCPDCGSALAGRFAETAGHFGRKRIPIAINMAGV
- a CDS encoding ABC transporter ATP-binding protein codes for the protein MRAILSSAPDKKRISQYMPENPQAVFTAKALTKTYYMGEVEIPALRGVDLEVYQSEFIVLLGPSGSGKSTLLNIMGGLDTPTSGDAFWRDHDLAHANERELTSYRREHVGFVFQFYNLISSLTVRENVALVTEISVNPLKPEEALQLVGLEHRLDHFPSQLSGGEQQRVAIARAIAKRPDILLCDEPTGALDYQTGKVVLEVIAKINQELGTTAIVITHNASISGMANRVMHLANGQIVSIEENAHKLTPAELSW
- a CDS encoding dienelactone hydrolase family protein codes for the protein MTAKLEQLVHIPADQVKIEGMLVIPEHAKGLVLFAHGSGSSRHSPRNNYVAQVLRESNIGTLLMDLLTPQEDMDYETRFNIPLLTRRLLAATQWIKHESATKNLPIGYFGASTGAAAALQAAAEAGKEISAVVSRGGRPDLAGNSALYNVKSPTLLLIGGFDDVVTELNREAYSHMNCPKEFSIIQGATHLFEEPGTLEEVAHQAAAWFSRYLMPPQVSQL
- a CDS encoding FtsX-like permease family protein, translated to MDKKLLRDLAHMKGQAFTIALVVAAGIGAFIAQISTYDSLNWSRQSYYETSRFAQVFADVKRAPKAAERQLVEVPGIADVETTVMFDVTLDIPEVAEPVIGRMIGLADSGQLRLNKLFLRQGRMIESGRGNEVLVSEAFAKARKLKPGDQLAAILNGKREQLRIVGVVLSPEYIFATRGGVLPDDKGFGIFWMDRERLASAFNMEGAFNHAVFRLAPGANEQAVIDALDRLLEPYGAFGAHGREDQISNKILSQEINQQKTMSTVFPTIFLAVAAFLLNVVLSRQVATQRSEIATLKAIGYSDTAIAAHYLKLVLFIVFLGIIMGCLIGALLGYKMTSLYTDFFHFPQLTYRVQPWIPLAASGISLIAALGGALKTMHGIMQLAPAEAMRPPSPTKFKRMLLECLGLANLLSPQSRMIIRNLERRPFRTLLTSFAIACAVAIIVSGTFWGDAIDFLVSVQFNAIERGDAQVVFAEPVNGRAQYEIAHLPGVLFTEAARSIPVRLRAGHLSYRTAVSGLPETAELHRVLDTHQQPVLLPIEGVLLTDRLATRLKVKPGEHIQLEVMEGNRIKRDVLVAGVVNDMFGLSAYMNFDTLNRLLGEGNTISTVSVSLDNSQLNQFNAQIKEIPKVATVTFKTTALQSFRETSAKNILVFTTIVTVFAAAIAIGVVYNSARIALAERAWELASLRVLGFTRHEVSALLLGELGIELLLAIPFGLWLGYLLSLLIVTLTHTETFAIPIIIESKTYAYAALTTLIAGIASALFVRHRIDQLDLVGVLKTRE
- a CDS encoding efflux RND transporter periplasmic adaptor subunit, which produces MKWTKRAFPLLAVLVIIGIFIWAFLPKPVTVQVAEVTQGAFQQIIEEDGKTRVRERYIVSAPLTGKLQRISLKAGDAIQQNQVVALIVASAPALLDARSERELKERVGAAEAQKEQSTVTVARILATLEKTKADLKRAKQLAANKFISAAQLDQTELDVKINTRELEAAKFAEQAAKHEVAVARAAFQQFHCDADCEKLSGRHWQIRSPVSGRVLKIVQESELVVPIGAPLLEIGNPADLEVVADILSSDAVMIPPGAKVQMKGWGRSEPLLGQVRRIEPSAFTKVSALGVEEQRVNVVIDLTSPPDQWLNLGDGFKVDTQIIVFSTDKATKTPVSSLFRKGNQWAVFVAKNGRAETRTVKIARRSGLDAMVESGLKVGEKVILYPGDLVKDGIKIKPQE